One genomic region from Macaca mulatta isolate MMU2019108-1 chromosome 20, T2T-MMU8v2.0, whole genome shotgun sequence encodes:
- the BCAR1 gene encoding breast cancer anti-estrogen resistance protein 1 isoform X6, with protein sequence MLTHRPQAAEQRGQTPAPSFGWNVLAKALYDNVAESPDELSFRKGDIMTVLEQDTQGLDGWWLCSLHGRQGIVPGNRLKILVGMYDKKPAGPGPGPPTIPAQPQPGLHAPAPPASQYTPMLPTTYQPQPDSVYLVPTPSKAQQGLYQAPGPSPQFQSPPAKQTSTFLKQTPHHQFPSPAADLYQVPPGPGGPAQDIYQVPPSAGMGHDIYQVPPSMDTRSWEGTKPPAKVVVPTRVGQGYVYEAAQPEQDEYDIPRHLLAPGSQDIYDVPPVRGLLPSQYGQEVYDTPPMAVKGPNGRDPLLEVYDVPPSVEKGLPLSSHHAVYDVPPSVSKDVPDGPLLREETYDVPPAFAKAKPFDPARTPLVLAVPPPDSPPAEDVYDVPPPAPDLYDVPPGLRRPGPGTLYDVPRERVLPPELADGGTVDNGVYAVPPPAEREAPADGKRLSASSTSSTRSSQSASSLEVAGPGREPLELEVAVEALARLQQGVSTTVAHLLDLAGSAGGTGSWRNPSEPQEPLVQDLQAAVAAVQSAVHELLEFSRSAVGNAAHTSDRTLHAKLSRQLQKMEDVHQTLVAHGQAFDAGRGGPGATPEDLDRLVACSRAVPEDAKQLASFLHGNASLLFRRTKAPAPGPEGGGTLHPNPTDKTSSIQSRPLPSPPKFTSQDSPDGQYENSEGGWMEDYDYVHLQGKEEFEKTQKELLEKGSITRQGKSQLELQQLKQFERLEQEVSRPIDHDLANWTPAQPLAPGRTGGLGPSDRQLLLFYLEQCEANLTTLTNAVDAFFTAVATNQPPKIFVAHSKFVILSAHKLVFIGDTLSRQAKAADVRSQVTHYSNLLCDLLRGIVATTKAAALQYPSPAAAQDMVERVKELGHSTQQFRRVLGQLAAA encoded by the exons AACGTGCTGGCTAAAGCCCTCTATGACAACGTGGCCGAGTCCCCAGATGAGCTGTCCTTCCGAAAGGGTGACATCATGACGGTGCTGGAGCAGGACACGCAGGGCCTGGACGGCTGGTGGCTCTGCTCACTGCACGGGCGCCAGGGCATCGTTCCTGGGAACCGCCTCAAGATCTTGGTGGGCATGTATGATAAGAAGCCAGCAGGGCCTGGCCCCGGCCCCCCCACCATCCCGGCCCAGCCTCAGCCTGGCCTCCACGCCCCGGCGCCTCCGGCCTCCCAGTACACGCCCATGCTCCCCACCACCTACCAGCCCCAGCCTGACAGTGTCTACCTGGTGCCCACTCCCAGCAAGGCTCAGCAAGGCCTCTACCAAGCCCCGGGTCCCAGCCCTCAGTTCCAGTCGCCCCCAGCCAAGCAGACATCCACCTTCTTGAAGCAGACGCCCCATCACCAGTTTCCCAGCCCCGCCGCAGACCTGTATCAAGTGCCCCCAGGGCCTGGAGGCCCCGCCCAGGACATTTACCAGGTGCCGCCTTCTGCCGGGATGGGGCATGACATCTACCAGGTCCCCCCGTCCATGGACACACGCAGCTGGGAGGGCACAAAGCCCCCGGCAAAG GTGGTGGTGCCCACCCGCGTGGGGCAGGGCTACGTGTATGAGGCCGCCCAGCCGGAGCAGGACGAGTACGACATCCCGCGACACCTGCTGGCCCCGGGGTCACAGGACATCTATGATGTGCCCCCGGTTCGGGGGCTGCTTCCCAGCCAGTATGGCCAGGAG GTGTATGACACGCCCCCCATGGCTGTCAAGGGTCCCAATGGCCGAGACCCGTTGCTGGAGGTGTATGACGTGCCCCCCAGCGTGGAGAAGGGCCTGCCACTGTCCAGCCACCACGCG GTCTATGACGTTCCTCCATCGGTGAGCAAGGATGTGCCTGATGGCCCGCTGCTCCGTGAGGAGACCTACGATGTGCCCCCCGCCTTCGCTAAGGCCAAGCCCTTTGACCCGGCCCGCACCCCACTGGTCCTGGCTGTGCCCCCTCCAGACTCCCCGCCGGCCGAGGACGTGTATGACGTGCCGCCCCCGGCTCCTGACCTCTACGACGTGCCCCCTGGCTTGCGGCGGCCTGGCCCAGGCACCCTGTATGATGTGCCCCGTGAACGGGTGCTTCCTCCTGAGTTGGCTGATGGTGGCACGGTTGACAACGGTGTGTATGCGGTGCCTCCCCCAGCTGAACGTGAAGCCCCGGCGGATGGCAAGCGCCTTTCGGCCTCCAGCACCAGCAGCACACGTAGCAGCCAGTCCGCATCCTCCTTGGAGGTGGCGGGGCCGGGCCGGGAACCCCTGGAGCTGGAAGTTGCCGTGGAGGCCCTGGCACGGCTGCAGCAGGGTGTGAGCACCACCGTTGCCCACCTTCTGGACCTGGCAGGCAGCGCTGGTGGGACTGGGAGCTGGCGTAACCCCTCTGAGCCGCAGGAGCCGCTGGTGCAGGACCTGCAGGCTGCTGTGGCTGCCGTCCAGAGTGCCGTCCACGAGCTGTTGGAGTTTTCCCGCAGCGCCGTGGGCAATGCTGCCCACACATCTGACCGCACCCTGCATGCCAAGCTTAGCCGGCAACTACAGAAGATGGAGGACGTGCACCAGACGCTGGTGGCACACGGTCAGGCTTTTGACGCTGGCCGGGGAGGCCCTGGAGCCACCCCTGAGGACCTGGACCGGCTGGTGGCCTGCTCGAGGGCTGTGCCCGAGGACGCCAAGCAGCTGGCCTCCTTCCTGCACGGCAATGCCTCACTGCTCTTCAGACGGACCAAGGCCCCCGCTCCGGGGCCCGAGGGGGGTGGCACCCTGCACCCCAACCCCACTGACAAGACCAGCAGCATCCAGTCACGGCCCCTGCCCTCACCCCCTAAGTTCACCTCCCAGGACTCGCCGGATGGGCAGTACGAGAACAGCGAGGGGGGCTGGATGGAGGACTATGACTACGTCCACCTGCAG GGGAAGGAGGAGTTTGAAAAGACCCAGAAGGAGCTGCTGGAAAAGGGCAGCATCACGCGGCAGGGCAAGAGCCAGCTGGAGCTGCAGCAG CTGAAGCAATTTGAACGACTGGAACAGGAGGTGTCGCGGCCCATAGACCACGACTTGGCCAACTGGACACCAGCCCAACCCTTGGCCCCGGGGCGGACAGGCGGCCTGGGGCCCTCGGACCGGCAGCTGCTGCTCTTCTACCTGGAGCAGTGTGAGGCCAACCTGACCACACTGACCAATGCCGTGGACGCCTTCTTCACCGCCGTGGCCACCAACCAGCCACCCAAGATCTTTGTGGCGCACAGCAAATTCGTCATCCTTAGCGCCCACAAGCTGGTGTTCATTGGGGACACACTGTCACGGCAGGCCAAGGCTGCTGACGTGCGCAGCCAGGTGACCCACTACAGCAACCTGCTGTGCGACCTCCTGCGTGGCATCGTGGCCACCACCAAGGCCGCCGCCTTGCAGTACCCATCACCTGCTGCTGCCCAGGACATGGTAGAGAGGGTCAAGGAGCTGGGCCACAGCACCCAGCAGTTCCGCCGCGTCCTAGGCCAGCTGGCAGCCGCCTGA
- the BCAR1 gene encoding breast cancer anti-estrogen resistance protein 1 isoform X1, translating to MNHLNVLAKALYDNVAESPDELSFRKGDIMTVLEQDTQGLDGWWLCSLHGRQGIVPGNRLKILVGMYDKKPAGPGPGPPTIPAQPQPGLHAPAPPASQYTPMLPTTYQPQPDSVYLVPTPSKAQQGLYQAPGPSPQFQSPPAKQTSTFLKQTPHHQFPSPAADLYQVPPGPGGPAQDIYQVPPSAGMGHDIYQVPPSMDTRSWEGTKPPAKVVVPTRVGQGYVYEAAQPEQDEYDIPRHLLAPGSQDIYDVPPVRGLLPSQYGQEVYDTPPMAVKGPNGRDPLLEVYDVPPSVEKGLPLSSHHAVYDVPPSVSKDVPDGPLLREETYDVPPAFAKAKPFDPARTPLVLAVPPPDSPPAEDVYDVPPPAPDLYDVPPGLRRPGPGTLYDVPRERVLPPELADGGTVDNGVYAVPPPAEREAPADGKRLSASSTSSTRSSQSASSLEVAGPGREPLELEVAVEALARLQQGVSTTVAHLLDLAGSAGGTGSWRNPSEPQEPLVQDLQAAVAAVQSAVHELLEFSRSAVGNAAHTSDRTLHAKLSRQLQKMEDVHQTLVAHGQAFDAGRGGPGATPEDLDRLVACSRAVPEDAKQLASFLHGNASLLFRRTKAPAPGPEGGGTLHPNPTDKTSSIQSRPLPSPPKFTSQDSPDGQYENSEGGWMEDYDYVHLQGKEEFEKTQKELLEKGSITRQGKSQLELQQLKQFERLEQEVSRPIDHDLANWTPAQPLAPGRTGGLGPSDRQLLLFYLEQCEANLTTLTNAVDAFFTAVATNQPPKIFVAHSKFVILSAHKLVFIGDTLSRQAKAADVRSQVTHYSNLLCDLLRGIVATTKAAALQYPSPAAAQDMVERVKELGHSTQQFRRVLGQLAAA from the exons ATGAACCACCTG AACGTGCTGGCTAAAGCCCTCTATGACAACGTGGCCGAGTCCCCAGATGAGCTGTCCTTCCGAAAGGGTGACATCATGACGGTGCTGGAGCAGGACACGCAGGGCCTGGACGGCTGGTGGCTCTGCTCACTGCACGGGCGCCAGGGCATCGTTCCTGGGAACCGCCTCAAGATCTTGGTGGGCATGTATGATAAGAAGCCAGCAGGGCCTGGCCCCGGCCCCCCCACCATCCCGGCCCAGCCTCAGCCTGGCCTCCACGCCCCGGCGCCTCCGGCCTCCCAGTACACGCCCATGCTCCCCACCACCTACCAGCCCCAGCCTGACAGTGTCTACCTGGTGCCCACTCCCAGCAAGGCTCAGCAAGGCCTCTACCAAGCCCCGGGTCCCAGCCCTCAGTTCCAGTCGCCCCCAGCCAAGCAGACATCCACCTTCTTGAAGCAGACGCCCCATCACCAGTTTCCCAGCCCCGCCGCAGACCTGTATCAAGTGCCCCCAGGGCCTGGAGGCCCCGCCCAGGACATTTACCAGGTGCCGCCTTCTGCCGGGATGGGGCATGACATCTACCAGGTCCCCCCGTCCATGGACACACGCAGCTGGGAGGGCACAAAGCCCCCGGCAAAG GTGGTGGTGCCCACCCGCGTGGGGCAGGGCTACGTGTATGAGGCCGCCCAGCCGGAGCAGGACGAGTACGACATCCCGCGACACCTGCTGGCCCCGGGGTCACAGGACATCTATGATGTGCCCCCGGTTCGGGGGCTGCTTCCCAGCCAGTATGGCCAGGAG GTGTATGACACGCCCCCCATGGCTGTCAAGGGTCCCAATGGCCGAGACCCGTTGCTGGAGGTGTATGACGTGCCCCCCAGCGTGGAGAAGGGCCTGCCACTGTCCAGCCACCACGCG GTCTATGACGTTCCTCCATCGGTGAGCAAGGATGTGCCTGATGGCCCGCTGCTCCGTGAGGAGACCTACGATGTGCCCCCCGCCTTCGCTAAGGCCAAGCCCTTTGACCCGGCCCGCACCCCACTGGTCCTGGCTGTGCCCCCTCCAGACTCCCCGCCGGCCGAGGACGTGTATGACGTGCCGCCCCCGGCTCCTGACCTCTACGACGTGCCCCCTGGCTTGCGGCGGCCTGGCCCAGGCACCCTGTATGATGTGCCCCGTGAACGGGTGCTTCCTCCTGAGTTGGCTGATGGTGGCACGGTTGACAACGGTGTGTATGCGGTGCCTCCCCCAGCTGAACGTGAAGCCCCGGCGGATGGCAAGCGCCTTTCGGCCTCCAGCACCAGCAGCACACGTAGCAGCCAGTCCGCATCCTCCTTGGAGGTGGCGGGGCCGGGCCGGGAACCCCTGGAGCTGGAAGTTGCCGTGGAGGCCCTGGCACGGCTGCAGCAGGGTGTGAGCACCACCGTTGCCCACCTTCTGGACCTGGCAGGCAGCGCTGGTGGGACTGGGAGCTGGCGTAACCCCTCTGAGCCGCAGGAGCCGCTGGTGCAGGACCTGCAGGCTGCTGTGGCTGCCGTCCAGAGTGCCGTCCACGAGCTGTTGGAGTTTTCCCGCAGCGCCGTGGGCAATGCTGCCCACACATCTGACCGCACCCTGCATGCCAAGCTTAGCCGGCAACTACAGAAGATGGAGGACGTGCACCAGACGCTGGTGGCACACGGTCAGGCTTTTGACGCTGGCCGGGGAGGCCCTGGAGCCACCCCTGAGGACCTGGACCGGCTGGTGGCCTGCTCGAGGGCTGTGCCCGAGGACGCCAAGCAGCTGGCCTCCTTCCTGCACGGCAATGCCTCACTGCTCTTCAGACGGACCAAGGCCCCCGCTCCGGGGCCCGAGGGGGGTGGCACCCTGCACCCCAACCCCACTGACAAGACCAGCAGCATCCAGTCACGGCCCCTGCCCTCACCCCCTAAGTTCACCTCCCAGGACTCGCCGGATGGGCAGTACGAGAACAGCGAGGGGGGCTGGATGGAGGACTATGACTACGTCCACCTGCAG GGGAAGGAGGAGTTTGAAAAGACCCAGAAGGAGCTGCTGGAAAAGGGCAGCATCACGCGGCAGGGCAAGAGCCAGCTGGAGCTGCAGCAG CTGAAGCAATTTGAACGACTGGAACAGGAGGTGTCGCGGCCCATAGACCACGACTTGGCCAACTGGACACCAGCCCAACCCTTGGCCCCGGGGCGGACAGGCGGCCTGGGGCCCTCGGACCGGCAGCTGCTGCTCTTCTACCTGGAGCAGTGTGAGGCCAACCTGACCACACTGACCAATGCCGTGGACGCCTTCTTCACCGCCGTGGCCACCAACCAGCCACCCAAGATCTTTGTGGCGCACAGCAAATTCGTCATCCTTAGCGCCCACAAGCTGGTGTTCATTGGGGACACACTGTCACGGCAGGCCAAGGCTGCTGACGTGCGCAGCCAGGTGACCCACTACAGCAACCTGCTGTGCGACCTCCTGCGTGGCATCGTGGCCACCACCAAGGCCGCCGCCTTGCAGTACCCATCACCTGCTGCTGCCCAGGACATGGTAGAGAGGGTCAAGGAGCTGGGCCACAGCACCCAGCAGTTCCGCCGCGTCCTAGGCCAGCTGGCAGCCGCCTGA
- the BCAR1 gene encoding breast cancer anti-estrogen resistance protein 1 isoform X8 encodes MSVPNVLAKALYDNVAESPDELSFRKGDIMTVLEQDTQGLDGWWLCSLHGRQGIVPGNRLKILVGMYDKKPAGPGPGPPTIPAQPQPGLHAPAPPASQYTPMLPTTYQPQPDSVYLVPTPSKAQQGLYQAPGPSPQFQSPPAKQTSTFLKQTPHHQFPSPAADLYQVPPGPGGPAQDIYQVPPSAGMGHDIYQVPPSMDTRSWEGTKPPAKVVVPTRVGQGYVYEAAQPEQDEYDIPRHLLAPGSQDIYDVPPVRGLLPSQYGQEVYDTPPMAVKGPNGRDPLLEVYDVPPSVEKGLPLSSHHAVYDVPPSVSKDVPDGPLLREETYDVPPAFAKAKPFDPARTPLVLAVPPPDSPPAEDVYDVPPPAPDLYDVPPGLRRPGPGTLYDVPRERVLPPELADGGTVDNGVYAVPPPAEREAPADGKRLSASSTSSTRSSQSASSLEVAGPGREPLELEVAVEALARLQQGVSTTVAHLLDLAGSAGGTGSWRNPSEPQEPLVQDLQAAVAAVQSAVHELLEFSRSAVGNAAHTSDRTLHAKLSRQLQKMEDVHQTLVAHGQAFDAGRGGPGATPEDLDRLVACSRAVPEDAKQLASFLHGNASLLFRRTKAPAPGPEGGGTLHPNPTDKTSSIQSRPLPSPPKFTSQDSPDGQYENSEGGWMEDYDYVHLQGKEEFEKTQKELLEKGSITRQGKSQLELQQLKQFERLEQEVSRPIDHDLANWTPAQPLAPGRTGGLGPSDRQLLLFYLEQCEANLTTLTNAVDAFFTAVATNQPPKIFVAHSKFVILSAHKLVFIGDTLSRQAKAADVRSQVTHYSNLLCDLLRGIVATTKAAALQYPSPAAAQDMVERVKELGHSTQQFRRVLGQLAAA; translated from the exons AACGTGCTGGCTAAAGCCCTCTATGACAACGTGGCCGAGTCCCCAGATGAGCTGTCCTTCCGAAAGGGTGACATCATGACGGTGCTGGAGCAGGACACGCAGGGCCTGGACGGCTGGTGGCTCTGCTCACTGCACGGGCGCCAGGGCATCGTTCCTGGGAACCGCCTCAAGATCTTGGTGGGCATGTATGATAAGAAGCCAGCAGGGCCTGGCCCCGGCCCCCCCACCATCCCGGCCCAGCCTCAGCCTGGCCTCCACGCCCCGGCGCCTCCGGCCTCCCAGTACACGCCCATGCTCCCCACCACCTACCAGCCCCAGCCTGACAGTGTCTACCTGGTGCCCACTCCCAGCAAGGCTCAGCAAGGCCTCTACCAAGCCCCGGGTCCCAGCCCTCAGTTCCAGTCGCCCCCAGCCAAGCAGACATCCACCTTCTTGAAGCAGACGCCCCATCACCAGTTTCCCAGCCCCGCCGCAGACCTGTATCAAGTGCCCCCAGGGCCTGGAGGCCCCGCCCAGGACATTTACCAGGTGCCGCCTTCTGCCGGGATGGGGCATGACATCTACCAGGTCCCCCCGTCCATGGACACACGCAGCTGGGAGGGCACAAAGCCCCCGGCAAAG GTGGTGGTGCCCACCCGCGTGGGGCAGGGCTACGTGTATGAGGCCGCCCAGCCGGAGCAGGACGAGTACGACATCCCGCGACACCTGCTGGCCCCGGGGTCACAGGACATCTATGATGTGCCCCCGGTTCGGGGGCTGCTTCCCAGCCAGTATGGCCAGGAG GTGTATGACACGCCCCCCATGGCTGTCAAGGGTCCCAATGGCCGAGACCCGTTGCTGGAGGTGTATGACGTGCCCCCCAGCGTGGAGAAGGGCCTGCCACTGTCCAGCCACCACGCG GTCTATGACGTTCCTCCATCGGTGAGCAAGGATGTGCCTGATGGCCCGCTGCTCCGTGAGGAGACCTACGATGTGCCCCCCGCCTTCGCTAAGGCCAAGCCCTTTGACCCGGCCCGCACCCCACTGGTCCTGGCTGTGCCCCCTCCAGACTCCCCGCCGGCCGAGGACGTGTATGACGTGCCGCCCCCGGCTCCTGACCTCTACGACGTGCCCCCTGGCTTGCGGCGGCCTGGCCCAGGCACCCTGTATGATGTGCCCCGTGAACGGGTGCTTCCTCCTGAGTTGGCTGATGGTGGCACGGTTGACAACGGTGTGTATGCGGTGCCTCCCCCAGCTGAACGTGAAGCCCCGGCGGATGGCAAGCGCCTTTCGGCCTCCAGCACCAGCAGCACACGTAGCAGCCAGTCCGCATCCTCCTTGGAGGTGGCGGGGCCGGGCCGGGAACCCCTGGAGCTGGAAGTTGCCGTGGAGGCCCTGGCACGGCTGCAGCAGGGTGTGAGCACCACCGTTGCCCACCTTCTGGACCTGGCAGGCAGCGCTGGTGGGACTGGGAGCTGGCGTAACCCCTCTGAGCCGCAGGAGCCGCTGGTGCAGGACCTGCAGGCTGCTGTGGCTGCCGTCCAGAGTGCCGTCCACGAGCTGTTGGAGTTTTCCCGCAGCGCCGTGGGCAATGCTGCCCACACATCTGACCGCACCCTGCATGCCAAGCTTAGCCGGCAACTACAGAAGATGGAGGACGTGCACCAGACGCTGGTGGCACACGGTCAGGCTTTTGACGCTGGCCGGGGAGGCCCTGGAGCCACCCCTGAGGACCTGGACCGGCTGGTGGCCTGCTCGAGGGCTGTGCCCGAGGACGCCAAGCAGCTGGCCTCCTTCCTGCACGGCAATGCCTCACTGCTCTTCAGACGGACCAAGGCCCCCGCTCCGGGGCCCGAGGGGGGTGGCACCCTGCACCCCAACCCCACTGACAAGACCAGCAGCATCCAGTCACGGCCCCTGCCCTCACCCCCTAAGTTCACCTCCCAGGACTCGCCGGATGGGCAGTACGAGAACAGCGAGGGGGGCTGGATGGAGGACTATGACTACGTCCACCTGCAG GGGAAGGAGGAGTTTGAAAAGACCCAGAAGGAGCTGCTGGAAAAGGGCAGCATCACGCGGCAGGGCAAGAGCCAGCTGGAGCTGCAGCAG CTGAAGCAATTTGAACGACTGGAACAGGAGGTGTCGCGGCCCATAGACCACGACTTGGCCAACTGGACACCAGCCCAACCCTTGGCCCCGGGGCGGACAGGCGGCCTGGGGCCCTCGGACCGGCAGCTGCTGCTCTTCTACCTGGAGCAGTGTGAGGCCAACCTGACCACACTGACCAATGCCGTGGACGCCTTCTTCACCGCCGTGGCCACCAACCAGCCACCCAAGATCTTTGTGGCGCACAGCAAATTCGTCATCCTTAGCGCCCACAAGCTGGTGTTCATTGGGGACACACTGTCACGGCAGGCCAAGGCTGCTGACGTGCGCAGCCAGGTGACCCACTACAGCAACCTGCTGTGCGACCTCCTGCGTGGCATCGTGGCCACCACCAAGGCCGCCGCCTTGCAGTACCCATCACCTGCTGCTGCCCAGGACATGGTAGAGAGGGTCAAGGAGCTGGGCCACAGCACCCAGCAGTTCCGCCGCGTCCTAGGCCAGCTGGCAGCCGCCTGA
- the BCAR1 gene encoding breast cancer anti-estrogen resistance protein 1 isoform X13, whose protein sequence is MSVPNVLAKALYDNVAESPDELSFRKGDIMTVLEQDTQGLDGWWLCSLHGRQGIVPGNRLKILVVVPTRVGQGYVYEAAQPEQDEYDIPRHLLAPGSQDIYDVPPVRGLLPSQYGQEVYDTPPMAVKGPNGRDPLLEVYDVPPSVEKGLPLSSHHAVYDVPPSVSKDVPDGPLLREETYDVPPAFAKAKPFDPARTPLVLAVPPPDSPPAEDVYDVPPPAPDLYDVPPGLRRPGPGTLYDVPRERVLPPELADGGTVDNGVYAVPPPAEREAPADGKRLSASSTSSTRSSQSASSLEVAGPGREPLELEVAVEALARLQQGVSTTVAHLLDLAGSAGGTGSWRNPSEPQEPLVQDLQAAVAAVQSAVHELLEFSRSAVGNAAHTSDRTLHAKLSRQLQKMEDVHQTLVAHGQAFDAGRGGPGATPEDLDRLVACSRAVPEDAKQLASFLHGNASLLFRRTKAPAPGPEGGGTLHPNPTDKTSSIQSRPLPSPPKFTSQDSPDGQYENSEGGWMEDYDYVHLQGKEEFEKTQKELLEKGSITRQGKSQLELQQLKQFERLEQEVSRPIDHDLANWTPAQPLAPGRTGGLGPSDRQLLLFYLEQCEANLTTLTNAVDAFFTAVATNQPPKIFVAHSKFVILSAHKLVFIGDTLSRQAKAADVRSQVTHYSNLLCDLLRGIVATTKAAALQYPSPAAAQDMVERVKELGHSTQQFRRVLGQLAAA, encoded by the exons AACGTGCTGGCTAAAGCCCTCTATGACAACGTGGCCGAGTCCCCAGATGAGCTGTCCTTCCGAAAGGGTGACATCATGACGGTGCTGGAGCAGGACACGCAGGGCCTGGACGGCTGGTGGCTCTGCTCACTGCACGGGCGCCAGGGCATCGTTCCTGGGAACCGCCTCAAGATCTTG GTGGTGGTGCCCACCCGCGTGGGGCAGGGCTACGTGTATGAGGCCGCCCAGCCGGAGCAGGACGAGTACGACATCCCGCGACACCTGCTGGCCCCGGGGTCACAGGACATCTATGATGTGCCCCCGGTTCGGGGGCTGCTTCCCAGCCAGTATGGCCAGGAG GTGTATGACACGCCCCCCATGGCTGTCAAGGGTCCCAATGGCCGAGACCCGTTGCTGGAGGTGTATGACGTGCCCCCCAGCGTGGAGAAGGGCCTGCCACTGTCCAGCCACCACGCG GTCTATGACGTTCCTCCATCGGTGAGCAAGGATGTGCCTGATGGCCCGCTGCTCCGTGAGGAGACCTACGATGTGCCCCCCGCCTTCGCTAAGGCCAAGCCCTTTGACCCGGCCCGCACCCCACTGGTCCTGGCTGTGCCCCCTCCAGACTCCCCGCCGGCCGAGGACGTGTATGACGTGCCGCCCCCGGCTCCTGACCTCTACGACGTGCCCCCTGGCTTGCGGCGGCCTGGCCCAGGCACCCTGTATGATGTGCCCCGTGAACGGGTGCTTCCTCCTGAGTTGGCTGATGGTGGCACGGTTGACAACGGTGTGTATGCGGTGCCTCCCCCAGCTGAACGTGAAGCCCCGGCGGATGGCAAGCGCCTTTCGGCCTCCAGCACCAGCAGCACACGTAGCAGCCAGTCCGCATCCTCCTTGGAGGTGGCGGGGCCGGGCCGGGAACCCCTGGAGCTGGAAGTTGCCGTGGAGGCCCTGGCACGGCTGCAGCAGGGTGTGAGCACCACCGTTGCCCACCTTCTGGACCTGGCAGGCAGCGCTGGTGGGACTGGGAGCTGGCGTAACCCCTCTGAGCCGCAGGAGCCGCTGGTGCAGGACCTGCAGGCTGCTGTGGCTGCCGTCCAGAGTGCCGTCCACGAGCTGTTGGAGTTTTCCCGCAGCGCCGTGGGCAATGCTGCCCACACATCTGACCGCACCCTGCATGCCAAGCTTAGCCGGCAACTACAGAAGATGGAGGACGTGCACCAGACGCTGGTGGCACACGGTCAGGCTTTTGACGCTGGCCGGGGAGGCCCTGGAGCCACCCCTGAGGACCTGGACCGGCTGGTGGCCTGCTCGAGGGCTGTGCCCGAGGACGCCAAGCAGCTGGCCTCCTTCCTGCACGGCAATGCCTCACTGCTCTTCAGACGGACCAAGGCCCCCGCTCCGGGGCCCGAGGGGGGTGGCACCCTGCACCCCAACCCCACTGACAAGACCAGCAGCATCCAGTCACGGCCCCTGCCCTCACCCCCTAAGTTCACCTCCCAGGACTCGCCGGATGGGCAGTACGAGAACAGCGAGGGGGGCTGGATGGAGGACTATGACTACGTCCACCTGCAG GGGAAGGAGGAGTTTGAAAAGACCCAGAAGGAGCTGCTGGAAAAGGGCAGCATCACGCGGCAGGGCAAGAGCCAGCTGGAGCTGCAGCAG CTGAAGCAATTTGAACGACTGGAACAGGAGGTGTCGCGGCCCATAGACCACGACTTGGCCAACTGGACACCAGCCCAACCCTTGGCCCCGGGGCGGACAGGCGGCCTGGGGCCCTCGGACCGGCAGCTGCTGCTCTTCTACCTGGAGCAGTGTGAGGCCAACCTGACCACACTGACCAATGCCGTGGACGCCTTCTTCACCGCCGTGGCCACCAACCAGCCACCCAAGATCTTTGTGGCGCACAGCAAATTCGTCATCCTTAGCGCCCACAAGCTGGTGTTCATTGGGGACACACTGTCACGGCAGGCCAAGGCTGCTGACGTGCGCAGCCAGGTGACCCACTACAGCAACCTGCTGTGCGACCTCCTGCGTGGCATCGTGGCCACCACCAAGGCCGCCGCCTTGCAGTACCCATCACCTGCTGCTGCCCAGGACATGGTAGAGAGGGTCAAGGAGCTGGGCCACAGCACCCAGCAGTTCCGCCGCGTCCTAGGCCAGCTGGCAGCCGCCTGA